A genomic window from Nicotiana sylvestris chromosome 11, ASM39365v2, whole genome shotgun sequence includes:
- the LOC104247580 gene encoding probable calcium-binding protein CML25, whose amino-acid sequence MGFKSLFNFKKKKSLPNSKTPSPRSSPPVNSPAKIEEELEQVFSKFDMNGDGKISSLELGCIMASLGNAVTEEESVNMIKEVDADGDGFIDLQEFIELNTKNIDSNEILENLKEAFSVFDVDKNGSISADELQNVMKRLGEECSLEECREMIGGVDCDGDGMIDFEEFKVMMVRGSRSDVMDSRC is encoded by the coding sequence ATGGGATTCAAATCTCTGTTCAatttcaagaagaagaagagctTGCCCAACTCGAAAACCCCATCGCCGAGGAGTTCGCCGCCGGTAAACTCTCCGGCCAAGATCGAAGAGGAGCTAGAACAGGTGTTCAGCAAGTTCGACATGAACGGCGACGGAAAAATTTCATCGTTGGAACTGGGTTGCATCATGGCTAGCCTAGGAAACGCCGTAACGGAGGAAGAATCGGTGAATATGATTAAGGAAGTTGACGCCGACGGAGATGGGTTCATCGATTTGCAAGAATTCATCGAACTCAACACCAAAAATATCGATTCGAATGAAATTTTGGAGAATCTTAAGGAAGCTTTCTCTGTGTTTGATGTGGACAAGAATGGATCCATCTCTGCTGATGAGTTGCAGAACGTGATGAAGCGTTTAGGTGAAGAATGTTCGCTGGAAGAGTGCCGGGAAATGATCGGCGGCGTTGATTGTGACGGCGACGGGATGATCGATTTCGAGGAATTTAAGGTTATGATGGTTAGGGGCTCGAGGTCTGATGTAATGGACTCTCGTTGTTAA